A window of the Camelus dromedarius isolate mCamDro1 chromosome 5, mCamDro1.pat, whole genome shotgun sequence genome harbors these coding sequences:
- the DCAF4 gene encoding DDB1- and CUL4-associated factor 4 isoform X4, which produces MHENLYFTNRKVNAVCWASLNHLDSHILLCLMGIAETPGCATLLPASLFVSSHPAGGDRPGMLCSFRIPGAWSCAWSLNIQANNCFSTGLSRRVLVTSVVTGHRQSFGTSSDVLAQQFALMAPLLFNGCRSGEIFAIDLRCRNQGKGWQATRLFHDSAVTSVQILQEEQCVMASDMAGTIKLWDLRTTKCIRQYEGHVNEYAHLPLHVHEEEGIVVAVGQDCYTRIWSLHDAQLLRTIPSPHPTSKADIPSVAFSSRLGGFQGAPGLLMAVRQDLYCFSYS; this is translated from the exons GCTGTGCCTCATGGGAATTGCAGAGACTCCAGGCTGTGCCACCCTGCTTCCAGCGTCACTGTTTGTCAGCAGTCATCCAG CAGGAGGAGACCGGCCTGGCATGCTCTGCAGTTTCCGGATCCCTGGGGCCTGGTCCTGTGCATGGTCCCTGAACATCCAGGCAAATAACTGCTTTAGTACAG GTTTGTCTCGGCGAGTCCTGGTGACCAGTGTGGTGACGGGGCACCGGCAGTCCTTCGGGACCAGCAGCGATGTCTTGGCCCAGCAGTTTGCGCTCATG GCTCCCTTGCTGTTTAATGGCTGTCGTTCCGGGGAGATCTTTGCTATTGATCTGCGTTGTCGAAATCAGGGCAAGGGCTGGCAGGCCACCCGTCTGTTCCACGACTCAGCAGTTACCTCTGTACAAATCCTCCAAGAAGAGCAATGTGTCATGGCATCCGACATGGCTGGAACG ATCAAGCTGTGGGACCTGAGGACCACTAAGTGCATAAGGCAGTATGAAGGGCACGTGAATGAGTATGCCCACCTGCCCCTGCACGTGCATGAAGAAGAAGGAATCGTGGTGGCAG TGGGCCAGGACTGCTACACGAGAATCTGGAGCCTCCACGATGCCCAGCTGCTCAGAACcataccctcccctcaccccacctccaaGGCCGACATTCCCAGCGTGGCCTTCTCTTCTCGGCTTGGGGGCTTCCAGGGAGCGCCGGGGTTGCTCATGGCCGTCCGGCAGGACCTTTACTGCTTCTCCTATAGCTAA